tggttgacttggtcaacttacagactaccaaggacatcgtttacatacagaccgaatacagacaaagtacagacacaagtgcaccaacaatgtttaacatagtgtgtttgatatagaaatgcatacagcacccaaaatgtgataaaatagaaaatgggtcatgtatactcaccttaggttgcgttgcgtttttcttggaaatGGTTAAAACAAGAGATTGCCCAAGAGAATGTGCaaaagagatttaccctattaattttgaggattgttaaatattgggaatttagaGATTGTTTAAATAGCAAGGcatttataaaataatattaacatttctaaaataataatcatatgtCTCATTtctttatattttgtattttaatgAAATACATgtcaatttatttataaataagtgagtaaaaataaatactgatttttatatactattaaaataatatttctgattttaccaaaatattataaatattattactaaaattttggattttataaataataattcctgattattatgtatttaaaaaataataataattctgatatgtatacaataataattctgtttattatataaaaattctgatttaaaatgGAATcataaatctgattattatataacataataattctgattaattataaaataaaaattctgatatcTATATAAACAATTCTGATagtaatattaaataaaattctgattattataaattaataattctgattgtaaaatataaattctgatttaataaaataataaatctgaataattaaataataattctgttattaataattctgattttatataataattctgaaaatctaaaaataaatctgattattatataaaataataatttctgattattatataaaatagGAAACAGGAATTAATAATTTCTGTTATAAAAATTCagatttaaaaatattaataaatctgtttaataatatttctgatattattaatatctaataataataataatattaataataataataatggcaataataataataatattaataatatttctgataaattttaaaataacaattctgattattattatataataataattatataattgTTCTGATTCATAATATcatagtaataatatatttgaTTAATATTATTAgtaaataaatctgattattaatAATTTTAGTTAAATAAATCtggtaaaataataataaatatgataatagtaataataataataaatagaaACTGCAAATGTAACGGAAAAGAAATGAAAACGGAAACGAACCGGTTTACCGGCGACTGGATTGTCTTCTCCGGCGAAGGTAGTGGCTCCGGTGGTTCGCAGGGAGCTCCGGCGGTTTGCCGTGAAGGAGAAAGGTTGTGAGCGGTTTCGGTATTACGGGTTAGTCGATGCACGTTTCGGTAGCCGAGAGTGAAGGACCAAAAGGTGTTGAGGTTTGGTCGGGTTTATAAAGGGATGTCGGACGTCGGTTAAGAATAGGAAAGGTCTCGGTTTTAGGGTCATCAAGTCAACAGTCGGAGAAGGTGGAAAGGTTGGCGGTTAAACGTTTTAGTTCGAATTTGAAATAGTGTTTAAATTTCATTTAATTGCCATATAgtttggatgtggcatgcccggccgagtggtagAGACGCGTGTGTGTGAGGCGAGAGACCCGGGTTCGAACCGCACAAGGGccggttctcacccaggagacCCCCTTTTTGCCATCAGTTAGTTAGTttgactaactgggttagccactaactgagttttctaactcagttagcgctgccctttgataaaattaacccagttagctgatttaactgggttttcactaactgagttagtttaaactaaccaaactaaacaaaatcactaaaatttcaatttaatatatttatttatttaattttaattactaatttacttattttaaatagtaataaaatattataaaaattgatttaacccaagttttgatatttttaccgaattaacgtataatttcccgatttttgtacggtttagggtaatctcttggcaatgatgaatttgagagctgagattaagatgtaatttcactgtttttacatttttaacatagtttcaacatgtttttaattgttttgacaatacatagtatccaacacaaatatgaataaaataatgcactttcattatgatttcaagtctcgagtacaatttgggaatgaaaccaaataccacaaaggtacaaattacaaaaatagaaagtacaagtagacttgccaaaaatggaaagattgaaaatacgaggtgtcacagtctcccctactttaggagatttcgtcctcgaaatcttaagaAGAAGACTGATCGAAGAGATGTGGATACTTTGCCATCATGTCACTTTTGAGTTCCCATGTAAACTCAGCACCacgcttgccttcccatcgtacttttacaatgcGAATTTTGctgcgtctgagctgcttggtacCTTGATCCACAATTTCAACTGGTCTTTCCACGAAATGAAGCGTATCGTTGATTTGCAAGTCGTCGACTGGGAcatgaagtccttcatcagctagacatttcttgagatttgaaACGTGAAATGTCGGATGAACGTTACTCAGTTCCTGTGGTAGATCCAGCAAATACGCTACCTTGCCAACTCGTTCGAGGATTTTGAAAGGTCCGACGTTACGTGGGGCAAGTTTACCCTTTTTACCGAATCGAACAACCCCTTTCCATGGAGATACTTTAAGTAATACTTGATCCCCAACATTGAATTCCATGGGTTTGCGCCCTTTatctgcgtaactcttttgtcgattcCTGGACTTGAGTAAATTGTcacggatttgaagaatcttGTCCGTGGTTTCTTGAATAAGCTCAGGACCAGTAAATTGCTTATCACCAATTTCGTGCCAACTGATTGGTGATCGACATTTTCGCCCATATAGCGCTTCGAATGgggccatttgaatgctggagtgatagctgttattgtacgagaattcgaccagaggcaaatgcacatcccaactaccaccaaattCAATGACACAggatcgaagcatatcttcgagagtttgaatggtacgctcagtctgtccatctgtttgaggatggaaGGCTGTACTAAGATTTAAATCAGTACCCATGGctgattgaaaagtttgccataGGCGAGACgtgaaacgaccatcacggtctgaaatgatgtcacgaggtatGCCAAGACGACAGATGATTTCATCGGTATAGACTCGAGCAAGTTTTTCAACTTTGAAGTCTTCCCGAATAGGTAAGAAAGGGGCtgacttggtcaaacgatcaacgatgACCCAAATACTATCATTACCAGATGAGGTTCGAGGAAGTTTAGTTATAAAGTCCATTGCAATACTATCCCACTTCCAAacaggaatttctggttgttcgagcaagccagagggacgCTGATGCTCTGCTTTAACCTTCGAGCATGTAAGACATTTTGAGACATACAAGGCTATATcattcttcataccaggccaccaataagatgTTCGAAGATaatgatacatcttatcagcaccaggatgtattgagtatttagacttatgagcctcGTTCATGATAAATTCACGAAGATTGTCGCGATTTGGTACCCAAATGCGATTAAGATAATATTGAAGTCCGTCTGACTTCGTCACAAGTTGATCCATAGAGGCACCACGGATTTCGACGAGCAGACTTCCTTCGTTAGCTGACGCAAACTGTGCCTCACGAATGCAATTGTGAAGGTCACTTGACACTTGAAAACAACGCATACGATAGGAATGAGCCTTACGACTCAGggcatcagctacgacattcgcctttccaggatggtagcgaatctcgcagtcatagtcgttaagtaattccacccaacggcgttgacgcatatttagttctttttgattgaagatatgttgtagacttttgtgatcagtgtatacaacacatttcgtaccatataggtagtgacGCCATATTTTTAATGCGAAAACGACAGCACCAAGTTCAAGATCGTGAGTAGTGTAATTTTTCTCATGAATCTTTAATTGGCGAGAAGCGTAcgcaatgaccttgcctcgttgcataaggacgcaaccaagaccacgatttgatgcatcgcaatatactacgaagtcatcatTTCCGTCAGGTAGGGCTaagataggagcattgcaaagcatgtccttgagggtttgaaaagcttcttcctgCTCGTGACTCCAAACGAAAGGTTTTTCCTTTTGGGTCAACATAGTGAGGGgaacagctatcttagaaaaatttgagatgaatcgacggtagtaacccgccaatcctaggaaTGAACGAATTTCTGATGGGTTTTTAGGTGCGATCCAACTTTTGACTGCTTCAATTTTAGCagggtcgacatgaatacctttttCGCTAacgacatgtccaaggaattggacttccttgatccaaaatttacactttgagaactttgcgtatAAACGTTCACTTCGCAAAAGTTCGAGTATGAGACGTAAATGACGCTCGTGATCGACTCGAGATTTTGAATAAATtaggatgtcatcaatgaagacaatcACGAATCGATCTAGATAAGGTTTGCAAacacgattcatcaaatccatgaacacggcGGGCGCGTTagtcagaccaaaaggcatgaccacgaactcgtagtgtccatagcgtgttcgaaaagcggtttttggGATATCCTCTTCGAggacacgaagttgatgatagccagatcgaagatcgatcttggagaaacaaCTTgcaccttggagttgatcaaagaggtcgtcaatgcgaggtagtggatatcgatttttgatagtaagcttgttgagctctcgataatcgatacacattcgaaacgaaccatctttctttttaacgaatagaacaggagcaccccaaggagaggtactgggtcgaatgaaacccttgtcAAGAAGCTCCTGAAGTTGGCtggagagctcttgcatctcagagggtgcaagGCGATAGGGAGCTCGTGCAACAGGAGTTGCACCAGGCacaaggtcgatacgaaagtcaactgaccgaggaggaggaggaccaggtaaatcctcagggaaaacttctgggaaATCACACACCACTGGAACATCGCTTAGGcattttcccttgcccttttcttccactacgtgggctaaaaaggcaaagtactttTTACGTAAATATCTTTTCGCTTGGGTGCATGACATAGCTTTAGACCATTGGAAGGTCGATCCCCATAAACATGTAGGGTATCGCCTGATGGAAGAGGCAAACGAACGTATTTTTCGAAACAGGCAATTTCAGCATGGTTCTTtcgaagccaatccatgcctactatgatatcgaaactacctAACTCCATGGGTATGAGGTCAATTGAAAAGGCATGATCATTCAAAGTGAGAGTACAATTACGAAGAACAGAATCGACACGAATAGACTTGCCATTGGCAACTTCGACTGGGAATGACTTAGGTAGTTTTGAGCGTGTGCATTTTAACAATGGTTCAAATTCTACAGATACAAAACATTTAtctgcaccagtatcaaataaaatagaagcatacAAATTATTAAcgaggaacgtaccgttcacgaCCTCATTGTCGTTGCGCGCTTACTGAGCATTGATAACAAATGCACGGCCTTGTGGTGCCTTCTGCTGTAAATCTTGCCTCAATTGAGGACACTGAGGTCGTAGGTGAGTTGgatccccacatttgaaacatgccctGACCACATTTGCTGGCTTTGAGTTTTGGGCTGTCGTTGGGTTATTACGACACTATGCTGCCAAATGCCCATAACGATTGCAGGAGGTACAGTGTCTACATGGGCTCGTAGTTGGGTGATGAAAGTGGCAAGTGGTGCACTTAGGGTTTGTTCCTGTGTATTGCTTCTTTTCTGGGTTTGCTGGGTTAGGTTTTGGATTTTCAACTGGTGTAACAGCGTTGCAAACTGAGGATTGGTGAGCAcgcttctttcccctattgtTGTGGGTGATTTGATGAGCGGGTTTTGAGGAGGATGTAGGTTTAGATGCTGCTGCGACTTGTTTATCACGAACTCGATTATTATTCAAACTTGCCGCGAGGCGGTACACATCCTCAATATTATCCAACCTAGCCGCCTCGATGGTATCACGCATCGTAGGAGGCAACCCATTAATATATTTCCGAATGGTGCGTTCTGTGGTCAACACCAAATGAGGCACGATAAAACACAACTGCTTGAACCGGGTAGTGTATGAAAGGTTTTCATCCCCAACTTGTTTGAGGGTCCAGAACTCTTCTTCTAACTTCTGctgctcatgaggagggcagaattcctcCATCATAAGCTGTCTGAGCTCTTCCCAAGACAACGCGTAAGCTAGCTCATTGGATCGAATGTTTCTCTCGttagtccaccagtctagtgcccTGGATTGGAAAACACCAGTGGCACTTCGCACCTTGAGTTCCTCTGGACATTCAATATTTATGAACGTGACTTCCATGCTATCAAACCATTCCAACATAGCTGTCACTCCATCCTTCCCAGTGAAAGTTTTGGGGTTACAGATAGTGAAGTGTTTGTAGTTGAACGAGACCGGTTTAGGCTGTACTACGTGAGAATCGCCAGAATGATTGGGAGTGCTGGAGGCTTGAATTTCAGACACTATCTTTGGCACGATTCTGGCATTCTGATTTGCCATGAACGTCAGCATTTTCTTTTTGGAGTTAGCCTTGGATTTTCTGGGAGAGTGAGAGTACTGACGAGATGACGACATCTagaaattcaaaacaagaaatggatgagactttaatcataatgtttttgtttagggaaattgatttcatgtatgcatcacatagcacattgttttttttttcacatgaattgccaaatagtttcacatagaataacatagcattgcacatagaataacatgatgttacacatagaatatcatgtatgatgaaagcaagataaatttagtttgttcacgaaggagtaattattaattgttttagattgcgataataacgtgattcgtgttcccaaacttgaaatgaagataacgctcaaatgtaaatcacatgataattgagataacataaaaagagatttatcataaaaatatggattgtcacggaacgtaacataagactattccaaagtgaatctaaatccttttcgaattaaggagacgtgctttggcctaatagacaaatactctcatcgaggagcgactaacgatatttgtccttcctgttactacacgtccttaatcgattgggaaaatcgaaactttggcgagatcgaaaatcaaggaatgggactagttaacaagatgcgagtttcacctctaacttgataacatcgtaccctgatgtggttggtactcatccaaagatgagggtccactagaatatgaaatcgAAACGCCCATCaaggtatggatgtcactcctaacttgagggtagatttcgtgcaaaaatcaaatttaagctgaatgaaagtcatcaccaaatatgggaatcacccctgttttgatgaatcatttcgattgtgttacatgagtgtcttcaaagcttccatgtgtgtattgtgttagccttaggaaaggcttgtatattagaagtccaaaagaatagagggaagcatggaagagagaagggaatattgtcttaaacaacaaataaatgagaaagctcctaaactatagactaggtaaaagcattcctacttttcctaattccctatagttatggctctgataccaatctgtcacaccccaaccgatggcggaaacatcgggatgagacgaacaaattgctcaaaacatcataacactacatgtgacaatataattaaatttcatttattaaaattgcaaagtttcatacattgtcataaaaggaaataacaaacattaaacatagtttatttcaaaagtgggtttctaggccatcctattcatttcttcaaatcttgacttcctcatcctgcagtatgcatttaaaataaagtcaacaaaacatgttggcgagtatacaagtttgataatagtataatatgtttgaaatagattaacatgctcaaatccacgtgactatatgatttcatattaacagttacactcgtaacgatgaaatctatgtgttcaaaccaaagtttaacgcaattaacatagcctaaccctagaagggtggtaaatgagtaacatagaataaacctaacaatacccataatattatgggaggggcgtttctcaacctacagcgctgccattgttaagggaggcttgcaaagttaatgaacacacagtcataaatgtttaacagtagcataacgtgattaacatgagtcaaatagattcacatgaaatgtggattgagggtgcaaaaatgtttaacatagtgtgtttgatatagaaatgcatacagcacccaaaatgtgataaaatagaaaatgggtcatgtatactcaccttaggttgcgttgcgtttttcttggaaatGGTTAAAACAAGAGATTGCCCAAGAGAatgtgcacaagagatttacgctattaattttgaggattgttaaatattgggaatttagaGATTGTTTAAATAGCAAGGcatttataaaataatattaacatttctaaaataataatcatatgtctcatttttttatattttgttttttaatgaaatacatgtcaatttatttatttaataagtgagtaaaaataaatactgatttttatatactattaaaataatatttctgattttaccaaaatattataaatattattactaaaattttggattttataaataataattcctgattattatgtatttaaaaaaaataataattctgatatgcatacaataataattctgtttattatataaaaattctgatttaaaatgGAATcataaatctgattattatataacataataattctgattaattataaaataaaaattctgatatcTATATAAACAATTCTGATagtaatattaaataaaattctaattattataaattaataattctgattgtaaaatataaattctgatttaataaaataataaatctgaataattaaataataattctgttattaataattctgattttatataataattctgaaaatctaaaaataaatctgattattatataaaataataatttctgattattatataaaatagGAAACAGGAATCAGGAATTAATAATTTCTGTTATAAAAATTCagatttaaaaatattaataaatctgtttaataatatttctgatattattaatatctaataataataataatattaataataataataatggcaataataataataatattaataatatttctGATAAATTTTAAAATAACAATTCtgatttttattatataataataattatataattgTTCTGATTCATAATATcatagtaataatatatttgaTTAATATTATTAgtaaataaatctgattattaatAATTTTAGTTAAATAAATCtggtaaaataataataaatataataatagtaataataataataataaacagaAACTGCAAATGTAACCGAAAAGAAATGAAAACGGAAACGAACCGGTTTACCGGCGACTGGATTGTCTTCTCCGGCGAAGGTAGTGGCTCCGGTGGTTCGCAGGGAGCTCTGGCGGTTTGCCGTGAAGGAGAAAGGTTGTGAGCGGTTTCGGTATTACGGGTTAGTCGATGTACGTTTCGGTAGCCGAGAGTGAAGGACCAAAAGGTGTTGAGGTTTGGTCGGGTTTATAAAGGGATGTCGGACGTCGGTTAAGAACAGGAAAGGTCTCGGTTTTCCGGTCATCAAGTCAACAGTCGGAGAAGGTGGAAAGGTTGGCGGTTAAACGTTTTAGTTCGAATTTGAAATAGTGTTTAAATTTCATTTAATTGCCATATAgtttggatgtggcatgcccggccgagtggtagAGACGCGTGTGTGTGAGGCGAGAGACCCGGGTTCAAACCGCACGAGGGccggttctcacccaggagacCCCCTTTTTGCCATCAGTTAGTttgactaactgggttagccactaactgagttttctaactcagttagcgctgccctttgataaaattaacccagttagctgatttaactgggttttcactaactgagttagtttaaactaaccaaactaaagaaaatcactaaaatttcaatttaatatatttatttatttaattttaattactaatttacttattttaaatattaataaaatattatagaAATTGATTTAACCcaagttttgatatttttaccgaattaacgtataatttcccgatttttgtacggtttagggtaatctcttggcaatgatgaatttgagagctgagattaagatgtaatttcactgtttttacatttttaacatagtttcaacatgtttttaattgttttaacAATACATAGTATCcaacacaaatatgaataaaataatgcactttcattatgatttcaagtctcgagtacaatttgggaatgaaaccaaataccacaaaggtacaaattacaaaaatagaaagtacaagtagacttgccaaaaatggaaagattgaaaatacgaggtgtcacaaCCGAAGCAACCATCGGACTCGAAGACTGAAGATCCGAAACAGCAACATGTTGTCGCTTATACGTCCTGAGAGGAACTGGCACACGAACAGTATCAGTAACAGGACGACGActgtcttcatcatcatcatcagaagaGGACGAGCTAAACACAATTGAATCTAAATCATTCGCTCTGTCATTCCAACTAGCTAAGCGTATACTCCAATCGGAAGAGGGACCGAGAGAAGCAACCTTCGCTTCAAATAACTCAAGCTTTTCTCTCTCAGAGGGTGAAAGACGATTTTGAAGTTCCTTCATTACTAACAGAAGGTATTTCTTTTCAGAAGGCATATCATCTACAGATTCATCCACAGAAGCTTCTTCCATAGGACGCTTCCCTTTGTCAATTGTACGGGAGGACGGACCCGCATCTAGAGCTGCATCGAGCTCTAAAATCACATCATCAGTTTCTACAGCAACTCCTGTTGCTGAAGACGTAGAAACTGGAGCTTGAACAGATACAGCTTCTTGAATAGAAGCAACAACAACTGGTTCAGAAATCACTAGTTCTTGAACGGGATCAGGTTCCGGAAGATTAACCGGTGGTTGTTGAAAATCAACCTGAGGCTGAACAACCACGGGCTCTTGAGCATTTTCAACAACTGCTTCATGTATACCTCCAGCAAATATTTGATCAACACCACTTCTAATGTTTAACCAATTCGGATCAAGATCTGGATTGTAGTTTCCCTGAAGAATAGCACCACACAAGGGAGTCGTAACAGGACGAGCATCAATCCTTTTGGACTCGTTAACCCTGGCACAATCAGTGAAAATACGAATAGGCATGGCTGCTTAAGCGTAGGCAGGTAAAGTTCCTTCGAACGAAAGATTCGGCAACAAATGTCGAAAAATAAGACAAAGGAAACGAGGATACAAAATCATCAAACGCTTATCATTTGCCTTCAGACCAATCTGGTGTTTGAGAGCTTGGAGAATCATTAGTGAGAAATTGTATGGCTAGTTGTAAGTTAATCCAATCATCGCAGAAAGAAGATCATGACCCATCGTATCAGTTCCCGATTTTCGTGCAGACATACACTGCATCAACACATGAAAGAAGTATCTCCACTGCCCAATAATCAATGCCTTGTAGATCTCCTTCTTGGTAAAAGAACCAACGTAACCGAAAGATCTAACCCCACGTTCACGGATTTGCCGCACATAGCACGTGTTTCCATGATCTAAATCACCAAAACGCAAAGCCGCACGAATAACTGCCTCCGTGATAACAATAGAGGTTCCAGAAACAGTAGCTTCGATAGAACCATCAACAATCTGAGCCGTACGCCAAAAATCCTCAATATACGCTTGCACTTGATGAATATTTTCTGAAATCACGAAACCAATTCTTGAATTTTGAAGAAAACGTATGATATCAGAATATTCGGCTCCACCACGAACGTTCTCGTTTAGCAAAGCAATTTGATTATGATTACGATGAAACTCACGAACCGGACGAGGTTGTTCTGCCATTTCTGTTGAAAAACAAACCAAAACCGAAACGCATGCATCAGATATAAGTGCAGAACAGTTAGAAAATAACGGTATGCAGTTTACACATAGTAAACTTCAAAATTCAATTTCTGGCAAAATTGCTGTCACACAGTAAAACAAACAGTTAAACATATGAAAAATGAAGCATGAGCAGTCAATCCTAACAGTTGAATGAACACTGAACAGGTTAAAACCACTGAACATTTTAACAATTGGACTGTTGTTGAAGCATTTGAAACTACAGAACAAAATAAATAAAGGTCAAAACTCGGAGACTTGGAACTGAACACGGTTAGACACTCGGAACATATACCTTGACTCTGAACATATACTAAACCTCGGACCCTTGTAGATAAACCTTGGAACATTAACAACTTAAAACTCAGAACAGAACCACTGTAACACTCGGACCCAGTAAAAACTCGGACTTGGACCTATGTCAAAATTAATATTCGGACCCACTGTAAAACTCGGACTTAGAGACAAGTTTAAAACTCAGAAGCAGTTTAAACAACACAAAACTCAGATCAAAAACCATATTAAAAACTCGGACTTGACTGTTTAAAAACTCAGGACTTGACTGTTTAAAAAACTCAGAACAATTAAGAACTCGGACTTAACTGTTTAAAACTCGGACTTGACTGTTTAAAAACTCAGAACAATTAAAAAACCTCGGATTTGACTGTTTAAAACTTGGACTTGACTGTTGAATGTTTAACACTCTGAACAACAAATTGACTATTTAAAAACTCAGAAGCagtttaaacaaaacaaaactcGGAACTGGAGTTTTTACAAAAAACTCGGAGATAAAAAAGATAGACTAAACAGAACCCGGAATTCTAGTTTGAACAAGAACTCGGAGCTAAAGAAGACAGTTTAAACAAAACTCGGAATTCTAG
This is a stretch of genomic DNA from Helianthus annuus cultivar XRQ/B chromosome 16, HanXRQr2.0-SUNRISE, whole genome shotgun sequence. It encodes these proteins:
- the LOC110919813 gene encoding uncharacterized protein LOC110919813, which encodes MPIRIFTDCARVNESKRIDARPVTTPLCGAILQGNYNPDLDPNWLNIRSGVDQIFAGGIHEAVVENAQEPVVVQPQVDFQQPPVNLPEPDPVQELVISEPVVVASIQEAVSVQAPVSTSSATGVAVETDDVILELDAALDAGPSSRTIDKGKRPMEEASVDESVDDMPSEKKYLLLVMKELQNRLSPSEREKLELFEAKVASLGPSSDWSIRLASWNDRANDLDSIVFSSSSSDDDDEDSRRPVTDTVRVPVPLRTYKRQHVAVSDLQSSSPMVASMSSSRQYSHSPRKSKANSKKKMLTFMANQNARIVPKIVSEIQASSTPNHSGDSHVVQPKPVSFNYKHFTICNPKTFTGKDGVTAMLEWFDSMEVTFINIECPEELKVRSATGVFQSRALDWWTNERNIRSNELAYALSWEELRQLMMEEFCPPHEQQKLEEEFWTLKQVGDENLSYTTRFKQLCFIVPHLVLTTERTIRKYINGLPPTMRDTIEAARLDNIEDVYRLAASLNNNRVRDKQVAAASKPTSSSKPAHQITHNNRGKKRAHQSSVCNAVTPVENPKPNPANPEKKQYTGTNPKCTTCHFHHPTTSPCRHCTSCNRYGHLAA